The Podospora pseudocomata strain CBS 415.72m chromosome 3, whole genome shotgun sequence genome window below encodes:
- a CDS encoding hypothetical protein (COG:S; EggNog:ENOG503NZW6): MAQYSTPNVSIPDLCEYCSRIPFDLLHADSPIFLGNNSTWDIGTASRIRTSTCPVCRLVSELLYRHAKRPVYFNFNPDSTLLSIKWDYGLDPAFPSRRCFLVDRADSSRPGHAPIGLCFLAANHRDHGRSNYLHYELSKTVDIERTARWIDECSRKHQCVVAPAGESFEQAYPGLQFLRCIDVKLNCVVELNHIVPYVALSYVWGSVPNFRITKANRKELKYRDSINKAWNLIPETIRDAITLTRKLGLRYLWVDSLCLVQNDPSDLEPGIELMDQVYERAWVTVVAASGFDANAGLPGIETGSREVGCLAHEIKPGIFLGKITSIDLSMHESPHMTRAWTLQERILSRRNLYFFRDQVVFRCNRVEYHERLNDNLAQFHQVVPRAMDHLGESAFTALRVYGSLIRQYSGRSLGNDADVLRAMGGIMRRVSIKVGYPLVQGLPVAHLDIFLLFKGNNVTRRPGFPSYSWAGWRGEVRMIFLEEFESQLKIDEWLESHRTWIVWYTTDSSGRTTSVIDQINRTHHRTLQGTTDWRASWLYPNEPRVSFQQFQSGLSLETLPRPIHNPKPYPILRFWTWVLTLTIQMTDVFTSDARLLGANGEDCGWMSLDDLGGSESDIIFHDSEPIEVVLLSEGCPQKTFRNDEKYVLDTWRPTEVEICDGLHYNVILVKWDGGIAERRGYGWIRKKALHLGFGQGPHWKEINLG; encoded by the exons ATGGCCCAGTATTCTACTCCCAATGTTTCTATCCCGGATTTGTGCGAATACTGTTCGAGGATCCCGTTTGATCTGCTACACGCAGATAGCCCCATCTTTCTTGGCAACAACTCAACTTGGGATATCGGCACTGCCTCACGAATTCGAACCAGCACATGTCCGGTCTGTCGACTGGTTAGCGAGCTTCTCTATCGACACGCCAAAAGGCCAGTCTacttcaacttcaaccccgACTCTACACTTCTTTCCATCAAGTGGGACTATGGTCTGGACCCTGCTTTTCCTAGTCGAAGATGTTTCTTAGTTGACAGGGCCGACTCGTCCCGGCCAGGGCATGCTCCAATTGGGCTCTGCTTTCTTGCGGCAAACCATAGGGATCATGGTCGAAGCAATTACTTGCATTATGAGCTTTCGAAAACGGTTGACATTGAACGCACTGCCAGGTGGATCGATGAATGCTCACGCAAACATCAGTGTGTTGTCGCTCCAGCCGGGGAGTCATTTGAGCAAGCCTATCCAGGTCTTCAGTTTCTTCGCTGCATTGATGTCAAGCTCAATTGCGTGGTAGAACTGAATCACATAGTACCATATGTGGCGTTGAGCTATGTCTGGGGCTCCGTCCCCAACTTCAGGATTACAAAGGCCAACAGGAAAGAACTCAAGTACCGTGACAGTATCAACAAGGCTTGGAATCTCATCCCGGAAACAATTCGTGATGCCATAACACTTACCCGGAAGCTCGGCCTGCGTTATCTGTGGGTTGATTCTCTATGTCTAGTTCAAAACGACCCTAGCGATCTTGAGCCAGGCATCGAGCTCATGGATCAAGTGTATGAACGGGCATGGGTTACTGTCGTCGCCGCCTCGGGCTTCGACGCCAATGCTGGGCTGCCTGGCATTGAGACGGGCAGCCGAGAGGTAGGGTGCTTGGCTCATGAAATCAAACCAGGCATCTTCCTAGGAAAGATAACAAGCATTGACCTCTCAATGCATGAGAGTCCGCACATGACCAGAGCGTGGAC GCTTCAAGAGCGCATTTTATCGCGCCGAAACTTGTACTTCTTCAGAGACCAAGTTGTCTTTCGGTGTAACAGGGTCGAATATCATGAAAGGCTCAATGACAACCTCGCGCAATTTCACCAGGTGGTTCCCCGAGCCATGGATCATCTAGGGGAGTCTGCCTTCACTGCTCTACGAGTGTACGGCAGTTTGATCCGCCAATACTCAGGCCGGTCTCTCGGCAACGACGCAGATGTGCTCCGAGCCATGGGAGGCATCATGAGGCGAGTGTCAATAAAGGTTGGATATCCCCTAGTTCAGGGCTTGCCAGTCGCGCATCTCGATATTTTTCTCCTGTTCAAGGGGAACAATGTTACTCGACGGCCTGGGTTTCCAAGCTATTCgtgggctggctggcgagGGGAGGTGCGGATGATATTTTTGGAGGAGTTTGAAAGCCAGCTGAAGATTGACGAATGGTTGGAGAGCCACAGGACTTGGATAGTCTGGTACACCACCGATAGCAGCGGGAGAACAACGTCAGTAATCGACCAAATTAACCGAACTCACCACCGAACATTACAAGGCACCACAGATTGGAGAGCAAGCTGGCTCTACCCTAATGAACCGCGTGTTTCATTCCAACAGTTTCAATCTGGGTTGTCATTGGAGACGCTGCCGAGGCCAATCCATAACCCTAAGCCGTACCCAATTTTGAGGTTCTGGACATGGGTGTTGACACTCACAATCCAAATGACAGATGTCTTTACCAGTGACGCTCGACTACTCGGGGCTAATGGTGAAGATTGTGGATGGATGAGTCTTGATGATTTGGGGGGTTCAGAGAGTGACATCATATTTCACGACTCTGAACCAATTGAAGTGGTTCTTCTCTCTGAGGGGTGCCCACAGAAGACATTTCGGAACGATGAAAAATACGTACTTGACACTTGGAGGCCCACAGAGGTAGAAATTTGTGACGGCCTCCATTATAATGTTATCCTGGTGAAATGGGATGGTGGAATTGCCGAGAGAAGAGGGTATGGCTGGATCAGAAAAAAAGCATTGCATCTAGGCTTTGGTCAGGGGCCTCATTGGAAAGAGATTAACCTGGGATGA
- a CDS encoding hypothetical protein (EggNog:ENOG503P1W6), which produces MPARKNHAPNSNTPLFIVNSSAKIDPASRKQIRSHVMRGKNRKRASQKDKPLIRSWINDCQVADYSPNSIPIPPRVGNDLSHIAFITPLAPYMQELMFQFFTIIKQSAYPVETCVQPDSRQWVEYLTYDQAYLHSALFSTNAFFDWRRSAKFGNVTLQHLTTCISRLRQNLLDACLATSDSTITTVNTLAMMADLFGDYDNARKHLQGLSKIVEVRGGIKALQYNPQLQSKILRADLGLALSTGVKPLFFSEGFSWEPYLSSQPQSTSSKPTGAPAWDMSFVTDPRLLNVYLDLREFSRAANLAKQIGSKIGAAEYLETLISVQYRLLALRHEDGLSMTAEERLLSVGMLAFTTTTFLHVKGLPFKFPHLQEQARECLQNLDTKKQSGNLRLWFLFVVYISALGSHGTAEDGGLLVEKGREIVEVMKGEKSELGWTDVRDILMEVMWIDWVHSEDGTEFLDKIATVRKD; this is translated from the coding sequence ATGCCGGCAAGGAAAAACCACGCACCCAACTCGaacaccccccttttcataGTCAACTCATCAGCCAAGATCGACCCTGCATCCAGGAAACAGATCCGCAGCCATGTCATGCGAGGCAAGAATCGAAAGCGGGCCAGTCAGAAAGACAAACCCCTGATTCGCTCCTGGATCAACGACTGCCAAGTCGCAGACTACTCTCCCAATTCGATTCCCATTCCACCACGAGTCGGCAATGACCTAAGCCACATTGCCTTCATAACCCCGCTGGCACCCTACATGCAGGAACTCATGTTCCAGTTCTTCACAATCATCAAACAATCCGCCTATCCCGTCGAGACCTGCGTCCAGCCAGACAGTCGTCAGTGGGTGGAATACCTCACCTATGACCAAGCTTACCTTCACTCGGCCCTATTCTCAACCAATGCCTTCTTCGACTGGCGCCGCTCAGCAAAATTTGGCAATGTTACTCTGCAACACCTTACCACATGCATTTCCCGCCTCCGACAGAACCTCCTCGACGCCTGCCTCGCAACTTCAGattcaaccatcaccaccgtgAACACCCTAGCCATGATGGCTGACCTCTTCGGCGACTACGACAACGCACGGAAACATCTCCAAGGTCTTTCCAAGATCGTCGAGGTCCGAGGAGGAATAAAAGCACTTCAATACAATCCCCAACTGCAGTCAAAGATACTGAGAGCCGATCTTGGCCTGGCCCTGTCGACCGGTGTAAAGCCGCTGTTTTTCTCGGAGGGGTTCTCCTGGGAGCCTTACTTATCCTCTCAACCACAGTCCACCTCATCCAAACCAACCGGGGCACCAGCATGGGACATGTCCTTCGTCACTGACCCTCGCCTGTTGAACGTCTACCTTGACCTCCGGGAATTCTCTCGCGCGGCTAATCTCGCAAAGCAGATAGGCAGCAAGATCGGGGCGGCTGAGTATCTTGAGACGCTGATCTCGGTGCAGTACAGGTTGTTGGCTTTACGTCATGAAGACGGTCTGTCGATGACGGCAGAGGAAAGACTGTTGAGTGTGGGTATGTTGGCTTTTACCACTACGACTTTTTTGCATGTAAAGGGGTTGCCGTTCAAATTTCCTCATCTGCAGGAGCAGGCGAGAGAATGCCTTCAAAATCTGGATACCAAAAAACAAAGCGGAAACCTAAGGTtgtggtttttgtttgtggtgTATATATCGGCGCTTGGTAGCCACGGGACagcggaggatggaggactgttggttgagaagggaagggagattgtggaggTGATGAAAGGTGAGAAGAGTGAACTGGGATGGACTGACGTAAGGGATATCTTGATGGAGGTTATGTGGATTGATTGGGTGCATTCTGAGGATGGGACAGAGTTTTTGGACAAGATAGCAACTGTGAGAAAGGATTGA
- a CDS encoding hypothetical protein (EggNog:ENOG503P1CY; COG:Q), which translates to MTPSSTSSASLDLGRPTQSATSIFISSQFRTKPQRLTLTKSTSLAGKTALITGATTGLGYHAAHDLLSLSLSHLIIAVRNTEKGEEVASGFRRKFPSATITFMHLEMSSYPSIQSFTSALSDKFSNTDITKPRLDIAILNAGVVSANFSLDPVTGNDRVIQVNYLGTFLLAILLIPIMRSVSGGNPGRLTIVSSGGVYNSKLSPPSPGVPFLSSFNNLTTSPSSNGKGAYQAMNHYFVSKLLGQMFFAELIRRGYLPPSDQLITNLVDPGFCKGTELQREASGILLVGAIRLVKAITARDIKDGAWTYVDAVVTKGAESNGCFVMDWEVSPFGYQVYEEGHMSIMKQLFEETIHELELAGIKTVLEELRAARKGW; encoded by the coding sequence ATgacgccatcttcaacctcctctgcATCCCTCGATCTAGGTCGCCCAACCCAGTCCGCCACCTCCATATTCATTTCCTCTCAATTCCGCACCAAGCCTCAGCGCCTTACCCTAACAAAATCCACCTCGTTGGCAGGCAAAACAGCCCTAATCACCGGTGCAACCACCGGACTGGGCTACCATGCCGCCCACGACCTCCTATCACTCTCTCTTtcccacctcatcatcgcAGTCCGCAACACTgagaaaggagaagaggtcgCCTCAGGTTTCCGTCGCAAGTTCCCTTCTGCAACCATCACATTCATGCACCTCGAGATGTCGTcctacccctccatccaaTCCTTTACTTCCGCCCTGTCAGACAAGTTCTCAAACAccgacatcaccaagccCCGTCTGGACATTGCCATCCTCAACGCTGGCGTCGTTTCAGCAAACTTCAGCCTAGACCCTGTCACGGGAAACGACCGTGTCATACAAGTCAATTACCTCGGCACATTCCTCCTAGCCATCTTGTTGATACCCATCATGCGATCTGTCTCTGGCGGCAACCCAGGTAGGCTCACCATTGTCTCCTCTGGTGGTGTATATAACTCCAAACTTTCCCCACCTTCCCCCGGCGTCCCCTTTCTGTCATCGTTCAACAACCTGACGACATCCCCTTCGTCGAATGGGAAAGGAGCATACCAAGCAATGAACCACTACTTTGTATCCAAGCTCCTGGGTCAGATGTTTTTTGCCGAGCTGATCCGGAGGGGTTATCTCCCGCCCTCTGATCaactcatcaccaaccttgTTGATCCAGGTTTCTGCAAAGGCACCGAGTTGCAGAGGGAGGCAAGTGGTATTTTGCTTGTTGGGGCGATCAGGTTGGTCAAGGCTATTACTGCGAGGGATATCAAGGATGGGGCTTGGACGTATGTGGATGCTGTCGTCACGAAAGGAGCAGAGAGTAATGGGTGCTTTGTGATGGATTGGGAGGTTAGCCCGTTTGGATATCAGGTTTATGAGGAAGGTCACATGTCAATCATGAAGCAACTCTTTGAGGAGACTATACACGAGTTGGAACTTGCGGGGATAAAAACTGTCCTCGAGGAATTAAGGGCCGCTCGGAAAGGGTGGTGA
- a CDS encoding hypothetical protein (EggNog:ENOG503NWXD; COG:G), producing MVDSGQPPAPSQSTSSRSSSEKLPIPDQPRDLEKTSESTPPTLTDLYGPAPDGGARAWFVALGAACIFFSCLGIVNSFGIFLQYYGTHQLSSHTPDQISWIGSVTACMQFLFGAISGPLFDRYGTWVIRIGAILYVLAIMMTSLCQEYYQFMLAQGVLTGLASAMIQVPAFAVVSQYFDKKRAAALGLVVSGSSIGGIVFPIALGKMLNDTSLGFGWSVRVIGFIVAPMMVFCCFSLRARLPPRETKFFLWSAFTELRFVGLVAAGFFVLLGMFTPLFFLPSYAVSKGMDKILASYLLAIVNGASTFGRILPGILADKYGKLNIYGFGSLSTGIVVLCLTKATDTAGLVVYAVFIGLASGTIVSANSAAFSTCTTNPQNLGTYIGMGLAVGSIAILVGPPVNGVLLDKYGGFLEASLFSGIMCLAGGVVILATKLTTPEGLFGNV from the coding sequence ATGGTAGACTCAGGCCAACCCCCGGCTCCCTCTCAAAGCACATCCTCCCGAAGCAGCTCTGAAAAGCTACCCATACCCGACCAACCTCGAGACCTCGAAAAGACCTCCGAATCTACACCTCCCACACTCACCGACCTCTACGGCCCAGCCCCCGACGGCGGCGCCCGCGCCTGGTTCGTCGCCCTCGGCGCAGCCtgcatcttcttctcttgcctCGGCATCGTCAACTCCTTCGGTATCTTTCTCCAATACTATGGAACCCACCAGCTATCATCGCATACCCCCGATCAAATATCCTGGATCGGCTCTGTCACGGCATGCATGCAGTTTCTCTTTGGGGCTATCTCGGGCCCACTCTTTGACCGTTATGGGACATGGGTCATCCGTATCGGAGCTATCCTCTACGTCTTGGCCATCATGATGACGAGTTTGTGTCAAGAATACTATCAGTTCATGCTCGCTCAGGGGGTCTTGACGGGATTAGCGTCGGCAATGATACAAGTCCCTGCTTTTGCGGTCGTGTCACAGTATTTTGACAAGAAGAGGGCTGCagcgttggggttggtggttagCGGGAGTAGCATTGGAGGTATTGTCTTCCCTATTGCTTTGGGAAAGATGTTGAATGATACCAGTCTGGGGTTCGGGTGGTCGGTTAGGGTGATAGGGTTCATTGTGGCGCCTATGATGGTGTTCTGTTGCTTTTCgctgagggcgaggttgccGCCGAGAGAGACGAAGTTCTTCCTATGGTCAGCGTTTACAGAGCTGAGATTTGTGGGGTTGGTCGCTGCCGGGTTCTTTGTATTGCTAGGGATGTTTACACCGTTGTTTTTTCTGCCCTCGTATGCGGTGTCGAAGGGGATGGACAAGATCTTGGCGTCGTATTTGCTGGCTATCGTGAATGGAGCATCGACATTTGGGAGGATCCTACCAGGAATTCTGGCCGACAAATATGGGAAACTGAATATCTACGGGTTTGGGTCATTGTCGACGGGGATTGTGGTCCTGTGCTTGACCAAGGCTACTGATacggctgggttggtggtgtatGCTGTGTTTATTGGGTTGGCATCGGGCACGATTGTGTCGGCGAACTCGGCTGCGTTTTCAACTTGCACGACTAATCCGCAGAACTTGGGGACTTACATTGGGATGGGTTTGGCCGTTGGTTCTATCGCCATCTTGGTTGGGCCACCGGTCAAcggggtgctgctggatAAATATGGGGGATTCTTGGAAGCTTCTCTGTTCAGTGGTATCATGTGTCTggctggaggggttgtgaTTTTGGCGACGAAGCTGACGACTCCTGAAGGGTTGTTTGGAAATGTGTGA
- a CDS encoding hypothetical protein (EggNog:ENOG503P0RH; COG:K) gives MEHTGQGGAVRRRRRPAVSCITCRKRKIRCDRKAPCGNCLKSKGSSCSYRDPPLSPPKATTPRSATSLPNDCVDDENDELDVASCFSITTPPTPPSLVNTTNLGIAGTFHIHHESRQGQPNVGAFSIAHKTRYFGQSHWVNSITLVRDLFAILEPHFRNNSSPIVGCMLECKGLAKTLKSRVLPCWPYEPLFDVPPDHDDLLRNYISTSESIFRVMHIPSFTRDFHALCTSPTPPTNAAFIVQAKLVCAIGATHTDTVLRQEATQWVQDAQIWLSKPDFKHQLSLQHLQSHMLLLLARKAVGVAEDMIWISVGSLLRTAMYMGLHRDGVIGTSPNTNLFTSEMRRRIWNTILELSVQSSLNSGGPPLISLQDFDTKPPSNLNDEDLHSDQAIPKADGVFTSTAISLALRKTLPVRLAIVKFLNDWSSLGDYPTALKLDFDFRAAYTLLAKFLSHVSHSSNAPLTNVNREAVVNHINLLLRRHLLALHLPFFLPSLSRPEFAFSRVVVVDTAHRIWRGVFSTSDIGASNVAKSSACFRTVSMQVIIVLSTHLRTQASDPISGGMVREDLVAILEEAKQWTWRCIEGRETNVKGYLFACLVKANVDAMREGLTEPAVVKRSLEAAEEAIRKAREVLKERLRALTNMEPSCGAATVLGNQGETVDICDGNNEWEQLPQTFDFFGGSDDLQGGTGMMLADGDNWFLEFGNGLLV, from the exons ATGGAGCATACTGGCCAAGGTGGTGCTGTTCGACGACGGAGAAGACCTGCCGT CTCCTGCATCACTTGCAGAAAACGTAAAATCCGCTGTGATCGGAAGGCGCCATGTGGAAACTGCCTCAAGTCGAAAGGCTCCAGTTGCTCTTACCGTGaccctcccctctctcctccaAAGGCCACCACTCCCAGAAGTGCAACCTCGCTGCCAAATGACTGTGTCGACGATGAGAACGACGAACTCGATGTGGCCAGCTGTTTCTCCATCACTActcctccaacgccaccaTCTCTTGTTAACACGACTAATCTGGGCATCGCTGGCACATTTCACATTCACCATGAGTCCCGCCAGGGACAACCGAACGTCGGTGCCTTCAGCATAGCACACAAGACCCGCTACTTCGGCCAAAGCCACTGGGTCAACAGCATTACCCTGGTTCGAGACTTATTTGCGATCCTTGAGCCACACTTCCGCAACAATTCTTCTCCCATCGTCGGGTGCATGCTGGAATGCAAAGGTCTGGCAAAGACATTGAAGTCTCGAGTGCTCCCTTGTTGGCCGTATGAACCACTCTTCGACGTTCCGCCAGACCACGACGATCTGTTACGGAACTACATCTCAACATCAGAAAGCATCTTTCGTGTGATGCATATTCCCTCTTTCACTAGAGACTTCCATGCTCTCTGCACATCGCCAACTCCGCCGACTAATGCGGCCTTCATTGTTCAAGCCAAGCTTGTCTGTGCCATAGGTGCGACTCATACTGACACGGTATTGCGACAAGAAGCCACACAATGGGTACAAGATGCACAAATATGGCTCTCCAAGCCGGACTTCAAGCATCAACTTTCccttcaacatcttcaatCCCATATGCTGTTGCTTCTCGCCCGCAAAGCTGTCGGTGTAGCGGAAGACATGATTTGGATCTCGGTTGGCTCGCTCCTCCGCACAGCCATGTACATGGGCCTGCACCGCGATGGTGTCATTGGAACATCCCCTAATACAAACCTGTTCACCTCAGAAATGCGCCGCAGGATCTGGAACACTATCCTTGAGCTATCTGTCCAGTCCAGCCTGAACTCTGGAGGTCCTCCCTTGATATCTCTCCAAGACTTTGACACAAAGCCTCCATCCAACTTGAATGATGAGGACTTGCATTCGGACCAAGCAATCCCCAAAGCAGACGGAGTATTTACCTCTACAGCAATTTCCCTCGCCCTTCGAAAGACACTCCCAGTACGCCTCGCCATTGTCAAATTTCTCAATGATTGGTCTTCACTAGGCGATTACCCAACCGCTTTGAAGCTTGATTTTGATTTCAGAGCAGCATACACACTTCTGGCCAAGTTCCTATCGCACGTTTCTCACTCCAGCAATGCGCCACTCACAAACGTGAACCGCGAAGCTGTCGTGAACCACATCAATCTCCTGCTTAGACGCCACCTTCTCGCCCTCCATCTACCTTTCTTTCTCCCCTCTCTATCCAGACCAGAGTTTGCTTTTTCCCGGGTGGTTGTAGTAGATACAGCACACCGTATCTGGCGAGGTGTCTTTTCTACTTCAGATATTGGCGCAAGCAATGTCGCCAAATCATCCGCTTGTTTTCGGACCGTTTCCATGCAAGTTATCATCGTTCTGTCAACTCATCTTCGAACGCAAGCTTCCGACCCAATTTCCGGGGGCATGGTTAGAGAAGACTTGGTGGCGATACTTGAGGAGGCAAAACAGTGGACGTGGAGGTGTATTGAAGGAAGGGAGACGAATGTTAAGGGGTATCTGTTCGCTTGTTTAGTGAAGGCTAATGTGGATGCTATGAGGGAAGGCTTGACCGAGCCTGCGGTGGTGAAAAGGAGTCTTGAGGCGGCAGAAGAGGCTATTCGTAAGGCCCGAGAGGTATTGAAAGAACGATTGCGAGCCTTGACGAACATGGAGCCATCGTGCGGGGCCGCAACGGTATTGGGGAATCAAGGTGAGACTGTTGATATATGTGACGGTAACAATGAATGGGAGCAGCTTCCACAGACCTTTGACTTTTTCGGGGGCAGTGATGATTTACAAGGTGGAAcggggatgatgttggcggaTGGGGATAATTGGTTTCTAGAATTTGGAAACGGGCTTCTTGTTTGA
- a CDS encoding hypothetical protein (EggNog:ENOG503P0RH; COG:K): MLLNPIHLNHFHQPSPPPPPRQHVEEVDPFEALYNSLSNLTLTPTTLIPRAPAAVGKPIAPAPVPQPQPAIVDKQQDEQRIPVNLIFPPGDNVIFAHSSYFTRPKYAFQPDLPSVPQVRGQAILSHGSLPLPSPYYLPAPQAGLLVKYGADTAVTSTEAKTLMTLKRYLSDKVPVPEVFGWRRDIGTGERVLYLSLPSEEVTLEQQWPYLSDAQKEHVCLQIKDMVKLWRHLQPGGVEVVASIDNTPLKDEIFQFPSSPGLKIPAPGPFPNVSNFHSYFVATAVALSQTKQKDDTPAKINYQPHHLFPDNVPIVFTHGALHPRNIIISMNEQNQPTVTSVIGWEQAGWYPAYWELCKARYECSKPKEENMSLTDWESKYLPAIVNLDGFGMEEQGWNGRALCQYWDYFVGLMHRWQ; this comes from the exons ATGCTGCTGAATCCAATCCACCTCAATCACTTTCACcagccctccccaccacctccaccacggCAACATGTCGAGGAAGTGGACCCCTTCGAGGCCCTCTACAACTCCCtttccaacctcaccctgACCCCCACCACTCTCATCCCCAGAGCCCCAGCAGCCGTCGGCAAACCTATCGCTCCAGCGCCAGtaccacaacctcaaccagccATTGTAGATAAGCAACAAGATGAGCAACGGATTCCTGTCAACCTCATCTTTCCCCCAGGAGACAACGTCATATTTGCACACTCTTCATACTTTACCCGTCCCAAATATGCATTCCAACCGGACCTCCCCAGCGTGCCCCAGGTGCGGGGACAAGCTATCCTCTCACATGGATCTCTGCCATTACCATCACCATACTACCTCCCCGCGCCACAAGCAGGACTGCTGGTCAAGTATGGCGCAGACACCGCGGTTACCTCGACTGAAGCCAAGACATTAATGACCCTCAAACGGTACCTCAGCGACAAGGTCCCCGTCCCCGAAGTCTTTGGCTGGCGACGGGACATCGGAACTGGGGAGCGAGTCCTCTACCTCTCCTTGCCATCAGAGGAAGTAACACTCGAGCAACAATGGCCATATCTATCCGACGCCCAGAAAGAGCACGTCTGTCTTCAGATCAAGGATATGGTTAAATTATGGCGTCATCTCCAGCCAGGAGGAGTCGAGGTAGTCG CAAGCATAGACAACACCCCTCTCAAAGACGAAATCTTCCAatttccctcctccccaggccTCAAAATCCCCGCCCCAGGGCCCTTCCCCAACGTCTCCAACTTTCACAGCTATTTCGTCGCCACAGCCGTGGccctctcccaaaccaaGCAAAAAGATGATACCCCCGCCAAGATCAACtaccaacctcatcatctctTCCCCGACAACGTCCCCATTGTCTTTACGCACGGTGCTCTCCACCCAagaaacatcatcatctctatGAACGAACAGAACCAGCCAACGGTGACGAGTGTGATTGGCTGGGAGCAAGCAGGCTGGTATCCCGCCTACTGGGAGCTATGCAAGGCAAGATATGAGTGCTCCAAGCCAAAAGAGGAGAACATGTCGTTGACAGATTGGGAGAGCAAGTACTTGCCTGCGATTGTCAACTTGGATGGGTTCGGGATGGAAGAGCAGGGGTGGAATGGGAGGGCGCTGTGCCAGTATTGGGACTATTTTGTTGGGTTGATGCATCGATGGCAGTGA